Proteins co-encoded in one Medicago truncatula cultivar Jemalong A17 chromosome 8, MtrunA17r5.0-ANR, whole genome shotgun sequence genomic window:
- the LOC11423706 gene encoding ATP-dependent 6-phosphofructokinase 5, chloroplastic — MASISHAITTTTNPYFNLPHQTQTPSSILTLSHSNSRRVFKNVGVFAEHRNSSSTSIDFNDPDWKFKFQQDFESRFRLPHITDIFPDSPPIPSTFCLRMRTPIGKDIPGHYTLDEEWNGYINNNDRVLLKTINYSSPKSAGAECIDPDCTWVEQWVHRAGPREKIYYKPEDVKAAIVTCGGLCPGLNDVIRQIVITLEIYGVKKIVGIPFGYRGFSDKELTEVPLSRKVVQNIHLSGGSLLGVSRGGPGVSDIVDSLEDRGINMLFVLGGNGTHAGANAIHNECCKRRLKVSVIGVPKTIDNDILLMDKTFGFDTAVEEAQRAINSAYIEAHSAYHGIGVVKLMGRSSGFIAMQASLSSGQVDICLIPEVPFNLHGPHGVLRHLQYLLEMKGSAVVCVAEGAGQNLLQNTNAKDASGNIVFGDIGVYIQQETKKYFKEIGVHADVKYIDPTYMIRACRANASDGILCTVLGQNAVHGAFAGYSGISVGICNTHYAYFPIPEVISHPRLVDPNSRMWHRCLTSTGQPDFI; from the exons ATGGCTTCAATCTCCCACGcgatcaccaccaccaccaaccccTACTTTAACCTTCCTCACCAAACTCAAACCCCTTCCTCTATACTCACACTCTCTCACTCCAACTCCCGTAGAGTTTTCAAGAATGTTGGTGTTTTTGCTGAACATAGAAATTCTTCTTCAACTTCCATTGATTTCAATGATCCTGATTGGAAATTCAAGTTTCAGCAAGATTTTGAATCACGTTTTCGTCTTCCTCATATTACTGATATCTTTCCCGATTCTCCTCCTATACCTTCTACCTTCTGTCTCAGAATGAG AACTCCGATTGGTAAAGATATTCCAGGTCATTATACATTGGATGAGGAGTGGAATGGATATATTAATAACAATGATAGAGTGCTTCTCAAG ACAATTAACTATTCATCGCCTAAATCTGCTGGTGCTGAGTGCATTGATCCCGATTGTACTTGGGTAGAACAATG GGTTCATCGAGCTGGGCCTCGGGAAAAAATATACTATAAACCAGAAGATGTAAAGGCAGCAATTGTCACATGTGGAGGGCTCTGCCCTGGTCTTAATGATGTCATCAGACAG ATTGTAATCACACTTGAAATATATGGTGTGAAAAAGATAGTGGGGATTCCTTTCGGTTATCGAGGATTTTCAGACAAAGAATTGACAGAAGTTCCG CTGTCGAGAAAAGTGGTTCAGAATATTCATCTATCTGGTGGAAGCTTGTTGGGAGTTTCACGAGGAGGACCTGGAGTTAGTGATATCGTGGATAGTTTGGAG GACAGAGGGATCAACATGCTTTTTGTATTGGGTGGAAATGGCACacatgctggtgcaaatgcaaTTCACAATGAG tGCTGCAAAAGACGGCTCAAGGTGTCTGTCATTGGAGTGCCGAAAACTATTGATAATGATATTCTATTGATGGATAAAACATTTGGCTTTGATACTGCAGTGGAAGAAGCTCAAAGAGCAATAAATTCTGCATACATTGAG GCACATAGTGCATATCATGGAATTGGGGTTGTGAAGTTGATGGGCCGTAGTAGTGGGTTCATAGCAATGCAAGCTTCCCTATCTAGTGGACAGGTTGACATATGTCTGATTCCCGAG GTACCTTTCAATTTACATGGCCCTCATGGTGTTTTGAGGCATCTTCAGTACCTTCTAGAAATGAAGGGATCCGCCGTAGTCTGTGTGGCAGAAGGAGCTGGACAG AACTTGCTTCAAAACACCAATGCTAAAGATGCATCGGGAAATATTGTATTTGGAGATATCGGTGTATATATTCAACAAGAG ACAAAAAAGTATTTCAAGGAGATTGGTGTTCATGCTGATGTAAAATATATCGATCCAACATATATGATCCGTGCATGTCGAGCAAATGCATCAGATGGAATTTTATGCACTGTACTTGGACAAAATGCT GTTCATGGTGCATTTGCAGGATACAGTGGCATTTCAGTAGGTATATGTAACACTCACTACGCTTACTTCCCCATCCCCGAAGTAATATCACATCCCCGATTGGTGGACCCTAACAGCCGTATGTGGCATCGTTGCTTAACTTCAACCGGCCAACCTGACTTCATCTGA
- the LOC11441519 gene encoding ankyrin repeat-containing protein BDA1, with amino-acid sequence MNSNAIYGFNRMNAAAHAGDVNLLYTVIQDDPYVLERIDLIPFVETPLHIAASMGHLPFATEIMTLKPSFALKLNPQGFSPIHLAMQNDQKQMVYRFVKINKDLVRVRGRDGLTPLHFASQIGEVDLLAHFLLLCPESIEDWTVRCETPLHIAIKNEQFEAFQVLVGWLEKNERSGAEELESRILNEKDEAGNSILHVAALSSEPLVVQELLSLVKTKINLRKKNLENKTALDIASIPEIKSILFSAGSKPSLEVTDAPTRAHWLRSKTTILDKFYTQNLRRTDITGEERNTWLVVATLIATTMFESTLSPPGGFYQISSDDNNLNITSSNSTISTLKNVGKSVLSINDFTSFSVLNMASFFVSFLTILIMIPSRRQGLFLFPGMFFFLMSYIISMSVISPAGVDPKHTQITFFLASLMFGLVITGTGCQLI; translated from the coding sequence ATGAACTCAAATGCCATATATGGTTTTAACCGAATGAATGCTGCAGCTCATGCAGGTGATGTAAATCTCCTCTACACAGTAATTCAAGATGATCCATACGTTTTGGAGCGTATAGATTTAATACCATTTGTTGAAACTCCTTTACATATCGCTGCATCTATGGGTCACCTTCCTTTTGCCACTGAGATTATGACGTTGAAACCTTCGTTTGCCTTAAAGCTAAATCCGCAAGGATTCAGCCCCATCCATCTCGCTATgcaaaatgaccaaaaacaGATGGTGTATCGCTTTGTAAAAATCAACAAAGACCTTGTTAGAGTTAGAGGACGAGACGGCTTAACTCCTCTTCATTTTGCAAGCCAAATTGGTGAGGTTGATCTTTTAGCTCACTTTCTCTTATTGTGTCCAGAATCCATTGAAGATTGGACTGTGAGGTGTGAGACCCCACTGCATATTGCTATTAAGAATGAACAATTTGAGGCCTTTCAAGTGCTTGTTGGATGGCTCGAAAAAAATGAACGGAGTGGCGCTGAAGAGCTGGAGAGTAGAATATTAAACGAGAAGGATGAGGCAGGAAACAGTATTTTACATGTTGCAGCACTAAGTAGTGAACCACTGGTAGTGCAGGAGCTTCTATCGTTGGTAAAGACTAAAATAAATTTGCGCAAAAAGAATTTGGAGAATAAAACAGCATTGGACATAGCAAGCATTCCAGAGATTAAGAGTATATTATTCAGTGCTggatcaaaaccaagcttagaagtCACAGATGCTCCCACACGTGCACATTGGCTTAGGTCAAAGACCACAATTTTGGATAAATTCTACACTCAGAACCTTCGTAGAACTGACATAACAGGGGAGGAACGTAACACTTGGTTAGTAGTTGCGACTCTTATTGCAACTACCATGTTCGAATCAACTCTGAGTCCCCCTGGTGGATTTTATCAGATTAGTTCTGATGACAATAATTTGAACATCACTTCCTCCAATTCTACTATTTCTACCCTAAAAAATGTTGGGAAATCTGTCTTGTCTATAAATGATTTCACGTCGTTTTCAGTTTTGAATATGGCTTCCTTTTTCGTATCATTTCTAACAATACTTATTATGATACCAAGTCGGCGTCAAGGTCTTTTTTTGTTCCCTGGAATGTTCTTTTTTCTCATGAGTTATATAATTTCCATGTCTGTGATATCCCCCGCAGGTGTCGACCCCAAACATACTCAAATAACTTTCTTTTTAGCTTCCCTgatgtttggtttggttatAACTGGGACGGGTTGTCAACTGATTTAA